GCAAACATATGTGCTAAGGCACCTATTGATACAGCCAACATATTGTTATTGGATCAACATCTGTCAGAAACGGCACACTGAAgttcaacatattaaaaagaCACAAGGATAGGGAGCACACACCTGCTGCAAGCCATAAGGATCAGGATATGAACTTCCTCCACATCCCAGTTCAGCACTGCCATAGTTTCCACCATATCCAGGACCTAAATACACGGGTCAAAAGGTCAATATCTAAAAttcacaaaacttcaagaatatGTTGCATTTGGCAGGCACAATAGTAAGTTACTTGGGTTTGCTGCTGCAGCTGCTGCCCTTGCTCTTTTCTCTGCATTAGCAAACTCACTGCGAAGTTTCTCAATTTCTCGATTCACAAGATTCATATTTTTCTCCAATACCTTTTCTTGCTCAAGATTAATCGCCCGTGTCTTCTTCTCATATGCAATAGCAGCCCTAATCacacccaagaaaaaaaatcaacatcgcatttttcttcactttttaaATTCTAACCTCGAATTGTCCCTTAATTATAaagctccttttttttgtttgtcttaCCTTCCTCTTTGAATCTCTTGCTGTACAGTCTCAATCTCCGCTTTAAGAACACCCACCTGCTGCGTTTCCGTTTTAGCTTtaacaatttcattattcatccCCTTCAATTGTGCAGTCATATCCTGGCGTTGCGCAGTAAGTTTCTGTACATTCGTCCTCACCTGAACAAGCTCAGCACTCATAGCATCAATAGACCGTAACTCAGCGTCCGATTTCAACGATCTTTCATAGACTTCACGAACTTGATTGTCTCTCTCAGCTTTGACATCAGCAGCAAGTGTTGATAAGTGATGAAGGTCTTGTTGTGATAAAGAGAGTTCTTGTTTTAATGCAAAGTGTGTGGCTGCGAGTTGTTCATTTTCTAAAAGAAGGGATTGGATCTCACGGTGTTGGATTGATATACGGTCTTCGAGGACGAGGTGGTGAGGGCGGGCATGGAGGCGGTGCGGGTCGGTGGTTGGGTGTGGAAGGAGGGAGGCTCGAGATAAAGGGATTTCTCGGAGCTGGAGATGGTTGCGTCCTGCcattgttccttttcttttggttccGCCCGAtaggcgttttt
This genomic interval from Populus alba chromosome 1, ASM523922v2, whole genome shotgun sequence contains the following:
- the LOC118055576 gene encoding protein FLC EXPRESSOR, producing MAGRNHLQLREIPLSRASLLPHPTTDPHRLHARPHHLVLEDRISIQHREIQSLLLENEQLAATHFALKQELSLSQQDLHHLSTLAADVKAERDNQVREVYERSLKSDAELRSIDAMSAELVQVRTNVQKLTAQRQDMTAQLKGMNNEIVKAKTETQQVGVLKAEIETVQQEIQRGRAAIAYEKKTRAINLEQEKVLEKNMNLVNREIEKLRSEFANAEKRARAAAAAANPSPGYGGNYGSAELGCGGSSYPDPYGLQQVQVGSDSGPTFASGVMSNGPYDTAHG